From Pseudobdellovibrio exovorus JSS, a single genomic window includes:
- a CDS encoding nucleotide exchange factor GrpE has product MSENNEKKVASEEAQENGATDGTQKTELEIAIEEAAKWKNDFLYLKAEFENYKRNALKERSDLLKFGSERIARDLLEVVDNFDRALELGVTPETAQTFKVGMEMTAKELKDMLNRHGIQEIPSAGQMFNPQHHEAISSEPTTEFPDGHVARVFKKPYKLHDKIIRMGQVVVATTPQK; this is encoded by the coding sequence ATGTCAGAAAATAATGAAAAAAAGGTCGCGTCTGAAGAGGCTCAAGAAAACGGAGCTACAGACGGAACTCAAAAAACGGAATTAGAAATTGCTATTGAAGAAGCCGCTAAATGGAAAAATGATTTTCTGTATTTAAAAGCCGAATTCGAAAACTACAAACGCAACGCTTTGAAAGAGCGTTCTGATTTGTTGAAGTTTGGCTCTGAGCGTATTGCTCGTGATCTATTAGAAGTTGTGGATAATTTTGATCGCGCCCTTGAATTGGGCGTGACTCCTGAAACCGCGCAGACATTTAAAGTCGGCATGGAGATGACAGCGAAAGAACTGAAAGACATGTTAAATCGTCATGGAATTCAAGAGATTCCAAGTGCAGGTCAAATGTTTAACCCTCAACATCACGAGGCGATCAGTTCTGAACCCACAACTGAGTTTCCTGATGGACACGTGGCGCGCGTTTTTAAAAAACCTTACAAATTGCACGACAAAATCATCCGCATGGGTCAAGTGGTCGTAGCCACGACTCCGCAAAAGTAA
- a CDS encoding TraR/DksA family transcriptional regulator, with product MDLVNGSNRSSNSTENSAESSTDSLVSECRKKLLKLKSDLLNRSKQAASDFNQIDKAAGDEIDQSSAHQEEHSFLVNQNRIKTQLVEVEFALARIENGTYGICEETEEKIEADRLLAIPWTRLSIEGAEIRESAQKRYAY from the coding sequence ATGGATTTAGTAAATGGTTCAAATCGTTCTAGCAATTCCACTGAAAATTCAGCTGAAAGTTCAACTGATAGTTTAGTTTCAGAATGTCGCAAAAAACTTTTAAAACTAAAATCTGATTTACTAAATCGTTCAAAACAGGCCGCTTCTGATTTCAATCAAATCGACAAAGCTGCCGGAGACGAAATTGACCAATCCTCTGCACACCAAGAAGAGCATTCGTTCTTGGTAAATCAAAATCGCATCAAAACTCAGCTGGTTGAGGTTGAATTTGCCTTAGCCCGAATCGAAAATGGAACTTACGGAATCTGCGAAGAAACCGAAGAAAAAATCGAGGCTGATCGACTATTAGCCATACCTTGGACTAGACTGAGCATTGAAGGTGCAGAAATCCGCGAATCTGCTCAAAAAAGATATGCTTACTAA
- a CDS encoding M16 family metallopeptidase produces the protein MKQTKYQLKNKMKVLLIESKKSPVVSVQMWVKTGSADEKKSEEGISHFIEHLVFKGTDKFKVGEIANTVEASGGELNAYTSFDQTVFYVTISKTFSDVALDVVSQMMGYPTFDPAEIDSEREVVCEEIKMGQDSPGRRSSQLLFSSAFKKHAYGIPVIGYEKNVRGWSAKKIKQFYQSRYVPSNMFLVVSGDFETPEMKKKVLEYFGGFKPYKLRKVTRAKEPVQKKFQYKVQQYKIQDRHLHLAFKAPNVRHKDIPALDVLAMVLGQGDSSVLVKKLRLEKPVVSSISAFSYNPQDQGLFAVSAHYQGNKMDEVVKEVFQQIHHLQENEPDWNEIKRARVAISSEQFYSVETVDGLANKAGSQEFYFGDQNAQKKYLKALSKVTPKDVQAVAKKYLKIETLSAAFLGDIDEKQSGPHLAKIPAMWKAELEARKAAKAAAKKEAALAAKGAKKSKAQKSAKKAKKPQIPNLVLKNTTTSAQKKVETVTLDSGIKVLFKESKDTPTVSAKLVYRGGARLEEPNTMGLSELTSRVWVSGTETRSEQQVLQELEESAIGFSAFSGKNTNGFSLDYLSAFEDKALEIAVDSILNSTFDEQIIQREKEVIEQIIRSREDHPSSLCVRQFLKEIFGDHPLSYEAVGTALTLPNLTRERILQLKDNTLNNRDLTVVVVGDYNKKQWLSALKKIEKNIQGHGSGKREHKMAALTENKKRFLEKDKEQSHVIVGWRGLTLTDPDRYTLQAIEAVLAGQGGRLFFELRDKNSLAYSVSPLKMESLETGYFGGYIACSPEKVDKSIEMFHAEFNKLRKEKVSEDEISRAKKYLIGQHDIGLQKKSALCNLIAFDEVYGNDYEQSLNIAEEYNKITADKILELSERLFSQPHVVSIVGKEKM, from the coding sequence ATGAAGCAGACAAAATATCAACTTAAAAACAAAATGAAAGTCCTCTTAATCGAAAGCAAGAAGTCCCCTGTGGTCAGCGTGCAGATGTGGGTTAAAACTGGCAGTGCCGACGAAAAAAAATCAGAAGAGGGCATCAGTCACTTTATCGAACATTTGGTCTTTAAAGGCACAGATAAGTTCAAAGTCGGCGAAATCGCCAACACAGTAGAGGCGTCGGGGGGCGAACTAAACGCCTATACCTCTTTCGATCAAACAGTTTTCTATGTCACGATTTCTAAAACATTCAGCGATGTGGCCCTAGATGTGGTCAGTCAAATGATGGGTTATCCAACATTCGATCCGGCCGAGATCGACAGCGAACGTGAAGTGGTTTGTGAAGAGATCAAGATGGGTCAGGATTCTCCGGGCCGCAGATCCTCGCAGTTGTTGTTCTCTTCTGCGTTTAAAAAACACGCCTATGGTATTCCCGTAATTGGTTACGAAAAAAATGTGCGTGGCTGGTCTGCGAAAAAAATTAAACAGTTCTATCAGTCCCGTTATGTACCATCGAACATGTTCCTAGTGGTTAGCGGAGACTTTGAAACGCCAGAAATGAAAAAGAAAGTTCTTGAGTATTTCGGCGGATTCAAACCCTACAAACTTCGTAAAGTGACCCGCGCCAAAGAACCTGTACAGAAAAAATTTCAGTACAAAGTACAGCAGTACAAAATTCAGGATCGCCATTTGCATTTGGCGTTTAAGGCACCGAACGTGCGCCACAAAGATATTCCGGCGCTTGATGTGCTGGCGATGGTTTTGGGTCAAGGGGACAGCTCGGTGTTAGTCAAAAAACTTCGCCTAGAAAAACCAGTGGTCAGTTCGATTTCAGCTTTCAGCTACAATCCGCAGGATCAAGGTCTTTTTGCTGTTTCGGCTCACTATCAAGGAAACAAGATGGACGAAGTGGTGAAAGAGGTCTTCCAACAAATTCATCACTTGCAAGAAAACGAACCGGATTGGAATGAAATCAAAAGGGCCCGTGTCGCCATTTCTTCCGAGCAATTTTACTCGGTTGAAACAGTTGATGGCTTAGCCAATAAGGCAGGATCGCAAGAGTTCTATTTCGGCGATCAGAATGCTCAAAAGAAATATTTAAAAGCTTTAAGTAAAGTCACGCCGAAAGACGTTCAAGCGGTGGCTAAAAAATATTTGAAAATTGAAACGCTAAGCGCGGCCTTTTTAGGTGATATCGACGAAAAACAGTCAGGCCCACATCTGGCAAAAATTCCAGCCATGTGGAAGGCCGAATTAGAAGCCAGAAAAGCGGCTAAAGCCGCTGCAAAAAAAGAAGCAGCCCTAGCCGCTAAAGGTGCGAAAAAATCAAAGGCTCAGAAGTCAGCGAAAAAAGCGAAAAAGCCGCAGATTCCAAACTTGGTGTTAAAAAACACGACAACATCAGCTCAGAAAAAAGTGGAAACAGTAACTTTAGATTCAGGAATAAAAGTTTTATTTAAAGAATCAAAAGACACACCGACTGTTTCGGCAAAATTAGTTTATCGCGGTGGCGCTCGTTTAGAAGAGCCAAACACAATGGGTTTATCTGAACTGACGTCACGCGTATGGGTTAGCGGCACAGAAACACGTAGCGAACAGCAAGTTCTACAAGAGCTAGAAGAGTCTGCCATTGGTTTTTCGGCCTTTTCTGGAAAAAACACCAATGGATTTTCTTTAGATTATTTGTCTGCTTTTGAAGACAAGGCTTTAGAGATCGCGGTGGATTCCATTTTAAATTCAACATTTGATGAGCAGATCATTCAGCGTGAAAAAGAAGTGATCGAGCAAATCATTCGCTCGCGTGAAGATCATCCTTCGAGCTTGTGTGTGCGCCAGTTCTTAAAAGAAATTTTCGGGGATCATCCACTCTCTTACGAGGCTGTAGGAACAGCGCTGACTTTGCCGAATCTGACACGCGAACGCATTCTGCAATTAAAAGATAATACTTTAAATAATCGGGATCTAACGGTTGTGGTTGTGGGTGATTACAATAAAAAACAATGGCTGTCGGCGTTGAAGAAAATCGAAAAAAACATTCAAGGTCACGGCTCTGGTAAGCGCGAACACAAAATGGCCGCGCTTACAGAAAATAAAAAGCGCTTCCTTGAAAAAGACAAAGAGCAATCCCATGTGATCGTCGGCTGGCGCGGATTAACTTTAACGGATCCAGATCGCTACACACTACAGGCGATTGAAGCGGTATTGGCAGGGCAGGGTGGACGATTGTTCTTTGAACTTCGCGATAAAAACTCTTTGGCTTACTCGGTGTCTCCGCTAAAAATGGAATCACTAGAGACTGGTTACTTCGGCGGTTACATTGCGTGCTCGCCTGAAAAAGTCGACAAGTCGATTGAAATGTTCCATGCGGAATTCAACAAGCTCAGAAAAGAAAAAGTCAGTGAAGACGAAATCAGTCGCGCTAAAAAATACTTAATTGGTCAGCACGACATCGGTCTTCAGAAAAAATCGGCGTTATGTAATTTAATCGCCTTTGACGAAGTTTATGGCAATGACTACGAACAAAGCCTGAACATCGCCGAAGAGTACAACAAAATCACCGCCGACAAAATCCTAGAACTATCCGAGCGCCTCTTCAGCCAACCCCACGTGGTGAGCATTGTGGGGAAAGAGAAAATGTAG
- a CDS encoding TraR/DksA family transcriptional regulator, protein MKSAENDSVLTSDFDLIKKSLLMQKSDILNKHKEFKSLQTASAKAADEADAVVQNLQDNLNIQLHERDRHSLILIDKALSKFSEGSYGKCEACEEMISLRRLQARPLATLCIACMEENESANSSAGRNILQ, encoded by the coding sequence ATGAAGAGCGCCGAAAACGACTCTGTTTTAACATCTGATTTTGATTTGATTAAAAAGTCTTTGCTCATGCAAAAGAGCGATATTCTTAACAAACACAAAGAGTTCAAAAGCTTGCAAACCGCTTCGGCGAAAGCAGCTGACGAAGCCGATGCTGTTGTTCAAAATTTACAAGACAATTTAAACATCCAATTGCACGAGCGCGATCGTCATTCTTTGATTTTGATCGACAAAGCTCTTTCTAAATTTTCTGAAGGTAGCTATGGCAAATGTGAAGCCTGTGAAGAGATGATCTCTTTACGCCGCTTACAAGCTCGCCCACTAGCCACTTTATGTATCGCCTGCATGGAAGAAAACGAAAGCGCCAACTCTTCCGCCGGCCGCAATATTCTTCAATAG
- a CDS encoding DnaJ C-terminal domain-containing protein, translating into MCVAAKDFYQLLGVSRSASADEIKKAYRKLAMQYHPDKNPGDKKAEDKFKEISEAYDVLSDTTKRKNYDQFGAAGINGNPFGGGNPFGGGGFGGQRPRGGAGGGFGGAGSGGPDPFSDIFGDMFGDIFNQTGKGGRAGGAGGAGGGFGGNPFGGFGGQRSQQPNKGSDLKYTLSITLEEAAVGCEKLLSFMRQVGSKEERAKLSVTVPAGVKQGQRLKLAKEGDKPSTGAAGDLYVIIDLQEHLLFRREENDVILDLPVAYTDAILGKTVEIPTLFGKAEIKIPAGTHSGQNFRLKGKGFPRIGATGSGDMLVRVIVDTPAKANPRQKELLEELSRYNEDTPLVKNYNDKLQTVLKGRK; encoded by the coding sequence ATCTGTGTGGCCGCTAAAGATTTTTATCAACTTTTAGGCGTTTCAAGATCAGCCTCTGCGGACGAAATTAAAAAAGCCTATCGGAAATTGGCGATGCAATACCATCCCGATAAAAATCCCGGTGACAAAAAGGCAGAAGATAAGTTCAAAGAGATCTCGGAAGCCTACGACGTCCTTAGCGATACGACGAAACGTAAGAACTACGATCAGTTCGGCGCGGCCGGAATTAACGGAAACCCTTTTGGCGGTGGCAACCCCTTCGGTGGTGGAGGCTTCGGCGGACAACGTCCACGCGGAGGCGCTGGTGGCGGATTTGGTGGAGCGGGCTCGGGCGGACCGGACCCTTTCAGTGATATCTTCGGGGATATGTTCGGCGATATTTTCAACCAAACAGGCAAAGGTGGCCGCGCAGGTGGTGCTGGCGGTGCCGGTGGAGGCTTCGGCGGAAATCCCTTTGGTGGATTCGGTGGACAGCGCTCGCAGCAACCGAATAAAGGTTCTGATTTAAAATACACTCTTTCTATTACTCTTGAAGAGGCCGCCGTCGGCTGCGAAAAGCTTTTGAGTTTTATGCGCCAAGTGGGCTCGAAGGAAGAGCGCGCGAAACTCTCTGTAACCGTCCCTGCTGGCGTAAAACAGGGGCAGCGCTTGAAGTTAGCCAAAGAAGGCGACAAGCCCTCTACAGGGGCCGCTGGCGACCTTTACGTCATTATTGATTTACAAGAGCACCTTTTGTTCCGCCGTGAAGAAAACGATGTGATCCTAGATCTTCCTGTGGCTTACACCGACGCGATCTTAGGAAAAACCGTAGAAATTCCTACTTTGTTTGGCAAAGCCGAAATTAAAATTCCTGCGGGAACGCATTCGGGTCAAAACTTCCGCCTTAAAGGCAAAGGCTTTCCGCGCATTGGCGCCACAGGCTCTGGTGATATGCTCGTGCGTGTGATTGTGGATACTCCGGCAAAAGCCAACCCCCGACAAAAAGAGCTCTTAGAAGAGTTGTCTCGTTACAACGAAGACACCCCTCTGGTGAAAAACTACAATGACAAACTACAAACGGTTCTTAAAGGCCGCAAATAA
- the hemW gene encoding radical SAM family heme chaperone HemW: MSELSKQFGIYIHIPYCLQRCTYCDFATYVHSEIRPPEVYVAAVKKEISNKKNLFRHQQDKPIDTLYFGGGTPSLIPAHLIVELISELAKFGYRTGPNTEITIEINPATVDEKKLETYLAAGVNRFSVGAQSFSDRLLKMVNREHNSAQTIQTLELLKKYDLNFSFDVLFALPTQTVKELTYDIKVATEMGSRHISPYCLTVPEGHPLSKNRPLDDEQIEMFQIIHRELTAKKFHRYEISNYALSGFESQHNLLYWTDKDFWGLGLSAHSYARSAQHDMKPQQWGSRFWNINSFELYLQQMESESELAGLDHYIPRQIEHLQKHESLSDYCYTSLRLDRGLSVDKLGEKYGSKTKDAVITLAEDLVNRSLLQNSEGHYRLTENGVLISNQIFEKFSFSEDDL; this comes from the coding sequence ATGTCTGAGCTGTCTAAGCAATTTGGGATTTATATTCACATTCCGTACTGTCTGCAAAGGTGCACCTATTGCGACTTTGCGACCTACGTGCATTCCGAAATTCGTCCTCCTGAAGTTTACGTGGCCGCTGTTAAAAAAGAAATTTCCAATAAGAAAAATCTATTTAGGCATCAACAGGACAAACCCATCGACACACTTTATTTTGGCGGCGGAACTCCAAGTCTGATTCCGGCTCATTTGATTGTAGAACTGATTTCAGAACTCGCCAAGTTCGGATACAGAACTGGACCAAACACCGAGATCACGATTGAAATCAATCCAGCCACTGTAGATGAAAAAAAATTAGAAACCTATTTAGCTGCCGGAGTAAACCGCTTCAGTGTGGGCGCTCAGAGTTTTTCAGATCGTCTGCTTAAAATGGTGAATCGCGAGCACAACTCGGCCCAGACCATACAGACACTAGAGCTGCTGAAAAAGTATGATCTTAATTTCTCTTTCGATGTTCTGTTTGCTCTGCCAACACAGACTGTTAAAGAACTCACCTACGACATCAAAGTCGCCACCGAGATGGGTTCCCGTCACATTTCGCCCTATTGTCTAACCGTTCCTGAGGGTCATCCTCTGTCTAAAAATCGCCCGCTAGATGATGAACAGATTGAAATGTTTCAAATCATCCATCGTGAACTGACGGCTAAAAAATTTCATCGCTACGAGATTTCCAATTACGCTTTGTCTGGATTTGAATCGCAGCACAATTTATTGTACTGGACAGATAAGGACTTTTGGGGTCTAGGACTCAGCGCCCACTCGTATGCGCGATCAGCGCAGCACGATATGAAGCCACAACAGTGGGGTTCGCGTTTTTGGAATATCAATTCGTTCGAGCTTTATTTACAGCAAATGGAAAGTGAGTCGGAATTGGCGGGGCTTGATCACTATATTCCCCGTCAAATCGAACACTTACAGAAGCATGAATCCCTTTCTGATTACTGCTACACCTCCCTACGTCTAGACCGAGGTCTGTCTGTGGATAAGCTCGGGGAAAAGTACGGAAGCAAGACGAAAGACGCGGTTATCACACTGGCTGAAGATCTAGTAAACAGATCCCTTTTACAGAACTCGGAAGGCCATTATCGCCTGACAGAAAATGGGGTTTTAATCAGCAATCAAATCTTTGAAAAATTCAGTTTTTCAGAAGACGACTTATAA
- the lon gene encoding endopeptidase La, protein MTFDNQAVEIPQTLPMLPVRDIVVFPYMIIPLFVGREASIRSVEDALSKNRLIFLASQKDITEENPNPAGIYETGTVAKIMRMRKLSDGRVKILIQGEAKGRIKSFTKTSGSFEVSVEKIEDTVKAEHAEEVQGLVKTAKSHIEKTIALGKALSPDILLVLDDVTEPGRIADLIASNMGLKVADAQRVLETTDTKERLSLVCQLLQEEVETLTAQAKTRGHNPNDAQRGQRENFLREQMKAIKNELGEQGDSKSEEMDELKNKILTAGMPEAVQTESLKQLSRLERMHPDASEATMVRTYLDWMVDLPWGKQSEDILDIQRAKAILDEDHYDLQKAKDRVLEFLAVRKLKSTIKGPILCFSGPPGVGKTSLGRSIAKSMGREYFRIALGGVKDEAEIRGHRRTYVGAMPGKIIQALRQAKTRNPVIVLDEIDKMASDFKGDPSSAMLEVLDPEQNASFRDNYLNVDFDLSNVLFIATANVVENIPAALRDRMEMIYIPGYTENDKLLITKKHLIERQMEANGITSENIRFTDEGLKFLIAGYTREAGLRNLEREVGSVCRKVAKQVVMNETNFIEVNAKTVPELLGPPRFTRDDKMLESNVGVVQGLAWTQAGGEVLLIEALKMKGKGHLMLTGQLGDVMKESAHAAMSYARAHMDELGIDQEMFEKFDVHVHLPAGAIPKDGPSAGITLTTALVSLLTGTAVRNDIAMTGEVTLQGRVLPVGGIREKCLAALNLGITNVIIPMANAKDLEDIPTQFKEKMNFILAENLDEVFAVAFEKSEKFMKKLGTKRQEKKAKASTAAA, encoded by the coding sequence ATGACATTTGATAATCAAGCAGTAGAAATTCCTCAAACACTACCAATGTTACCAGTAAGGGACATCGTTGTATTTCCATACATGATCATTCCTTTATTTGTTGGTCGCGAAGCCTCTATCCGTTCAGTGGAAGATGCGCTTTCGAAAAACCGCCTTATCTTCTTGGCGTCGCAAAAAGACATCACAGAAGAAAACCCAAATCCAGCCGGCATCTATGAGACTGGTACAGTGGCTAAGATCATGCGCATGCGCAAATTATCTGATGGCCGTGTTAAAATTTTAATCCAAGGTGAAGCTAAAGGTCGTATCAAATCTTTCACTAAAACTTCAGGTTCATTTGAAGTTTCAGTTGAAAAAATTGAAGACACTGTAAAAGCAGAACATGCTGAAGAAGTACAAGGTTTAGTTAAAACAGCTAAATCTCATATCGAAAAAACAATCGCTTTAGGTAAAGCGTTATCTCCGGACATCTTATTAGTATTAGATGATGTTACTGAGCCAGGTCGTATCGCTGACTTAATCGCTAGCAACATGGGCTTAAAAGTAGCTGATGCTCAAAGAGTATTAGAAACAACTGATACTAAAGAAAGATTGTCTTTAGTTTGCCAATTATTACAAGAAGAAGTGGAAACGCTTACAGCGCAAGCAAAAACTCGTGGTCACAACCCGAACGATGCTCAACGCGGTCAACGTGAAAACTTCTTACGTGAACAAATGAAGGCCATCAAAAATGAGTTGGGAGAACAAGGCGACTCTAAATCAGAAGAAATGGACGAGTTGAAAAACAAAATCCTTACTGCTGGTATGCCAGAAGCTGTTCAAACTGAATCTTTAAAACAATTGTCTCGTTTAGAAAGAATGCACCCAGACGCAAGTGAAGCGACTATGGTTCGCACATACTTAGACTGGATGGTTGATCTTCCTTGGGGCAAACAATCTGAAGATATCTTAGATATCCAACGTGCGAAAGCTATCTTGGATGAAGATCACTACGACTTACAAAAAGCTAAAGATCGCGTATTAGAGTTCTTAGCTGTTCGTAAATTGAAATCAACTATCAAAGGTCCAATCCTTTGCTTCAGCGGTCCTCCAGGTGTAGGTAAAACTTCTCTTGGTCGTTCAATCGCTAAATCAATGGGCCGTGAGTACTTCCGTATCGCATTAGGCGGCGTAAAAGACGAAGCTGAAATCCGCGGTCACAGAAGAACTTATGTTGGAGCAATGCCGGGTAAAATCATCCAAGCATTACGCCAAGCTAAAACACGCAACCCAGTTATCGTGTTAGATGAAATCGATAAAATGGCTTCTGACTTTAAAGGTGATCCGTCATCAGCAATGTTAGAGGTGTTGGATCCAGAACAAAATGCTTCTTTCCGTGATAACTACTTGAACGTGGACTTTGACTTGTCGAATGTATTATTCATCGCGACAGCAAACGTAGTAGAAAATATCCCTGCGGCACTTCGTGATCGTATGGAAATGATCTACATCCCAGGTTACACAGAAAACGATAAGCTTTTGATCACGAAAAAACATTTGATCGAAAGACAAATGGAAGCGAATGGCATCACATCAGAAAACATCCGTTTCACTGATGAAGGTTTGAAGTTCTTGATCGCTGGTTACACTCGCGAAGCTGGTCTTCGTAACTTAGAGCGCGAAGTGGGTTCTGTTTGCCGTAAAGTAGCAAAACAAGTGGTAATGAATGAAACTAACTTCATCGAAGTAAATGCGAAAACAGTTCCTGAGTTATTAGGTCCTCCTCGCTTCACTCGTGATGACAAAATGTTGGAATCAAATGTCGGTGTGGTTCAAGGTTTAGCTTGGACACAAGCTGGTGGAGAAGTTCTGTTGATCGAAGCCTTGAAAATGAAAGGTAAAGGTCACTTGATGTTGACTGGTCAACTAGGCGATGTGATGAAAGAGTCGGCTCATGCAGCGATGTCTTACGCCCGCGCCCACATGGACGAACTTGGTATCGACCAAGAAATGTTTGAAAAATTTGATGTTCACGTTCACTTGCCTGCAGGTGCGATCCCTAAAGATGGTCCTTCTGCTGGTATCACTCTAACAACAGCTTTAGTGAGCTTGTTGACAGGAACCGCGGTTCGTAACGATATCGCAATGACTGGTGAAGTGACTCTGCAAGGACGTGTGTTACCTGTAGGTGGAATCCGCGAAAAATGCTTAGCGGCTTTGAACTTAGGTATTACAAACGTGATCATCCCAATGGCGAACGCGAAGGATTTAGAAGACATTCCGACGCAGTTCAAAGAAAAAATGAACTTTATCTTGGCTGAAAACTTAGACGAAGTGTTCGCGGTAGCCTTCGAAAAGTCAGAAAAGTTTATGAAAAAATTAGGTACTAAAAGACAAGAAAAGAAAGCTAAAGCCTCAACAGCTGCAGCTTAA
- a CDS encoding penicillin-binding protein activator: MTFQSVKRSSVKPALLLLAGFFIFGCASKRVVYHPSRQQQRPAQNQTGTTGSQGAVQSGQASPSGSAQGNVSGAVSGNTAGASGSTSLPVTQNPAPMLPPLNTTRPTETTNNLTELRKNLPNKKIAEDLIENKLSEDELAIAAATPSFDSVKPQVLLKLGKLNHKNRNSTKAAEYYRAVSSLYPNTPQGTQATALLGSIQASYSVDARVIGAVLPLTGRMSSIGQHALNAIRMGLELNKPEAKYRLALFDSQSNAEMAAKGVDKLIKEDKAIAILGGFTATEATAIGHQAELFNVPFIAFSQKTGLTNIGDYVFRNALTPEMQVDKLTQFAFEKLGARKFAIVFPNDSYGVEFSNIFWDHVLARGGEVTAAQTYDPKETDFSEVAQKLLGTYHIEARAEEYKQRLAQQKARKKKQKSTRDHWADDNILPPIVDFDVVFVPDSSRALGQILAFMKYYDVRQMNYIGTNIWNSPDLPKRVADENADLYFVEALDVSQGSTQHESPFIKDYSAQFSESPTIVEIQAYEAASILKSQLDSGVSSRENLASRLRYLGRSNGVTGELRMSNQRELQRPLHILSLDAGIIKKVE; encoded by the coding sequence ATGACATTTCAGTCTGTTAAAAGATCCTCTGTAAAACCCGCGCTTTTATTGCTGGCGGGATTTTTTATTTTTGGCTGCGCGAGCAAACGAGTGGTTTACCACCCTTCTAGACAACAACAACGACCAGCCCAAAACCAAACAGGCACCACAGGCTCACAGGGCGCAGTACAAAGTGGTCAAGCCTCTCCGTCAGGAAGTGCGCAAGGAAATGTTTCAGGAGCTGTTTCAGGAAATACAGCGGGAGCTTCCGGTTCAACATCTTTACCTGTCACCCAAAATCCAGCGCCGATGTTGCCGCCACTAAATACCACCCGTCCTACAGAAACGACGAACAATCTAACTGAGCTTAGAAAAAATCTTCCCAACAAAAAAATTGCAGAAGACCTCATTGAAAATAAACTTTCTGAAGATGAGCTTGCTATCGCAGCGGCCACCCCGTCTTTTGACTCTGTTAAGCCACAGGTTCTTTTGAAGCTGGGTAAACTCAATCATAAAAATCGCAACTCAACGAAAGCCGCCGAGTACTACCGCGCGGTAAGCTCTTTATATCCCAACACGCCACAGGGCACGCAAGCCACGGCTTTACTGGGAAGTATCCAAGCGTCTTATTCGGTGGATGCGCGCGTGATTGGCGCCGTATTGCCGCTGACAGGCCGCATGTCGAGCATTGGTCAACATGCTTTGAATGCAATTCGTATGGGACTTGAACTCAACAAGCCTGAAGCGAAATACCGCTTGGCTCTGTTTGATTCGCAAAGCAATGCCGAGATGGCCGCAAAAGGCGTTGATAAGCTGATCAAAGAAGATAAAGCCATTGCGATTTTAGGTGGCTTCACAGCGACAGAGGCGACAGCTATAGGTCATCAAGCGGAACTGTTCAATGTTCCTTTTATCGCCTTTTCACAAAAAACTGGTTTAACGAATATCGGCGACTATGTCTTCCGCAATGCTCTGACTCCGGAAATGCAAGTCGATAAACTCACTCAGTTTGCTTTTGAAAAACTAGGTGCGCGCAAGTTTGCTATCGTTTTCCCTAATGACTCTTACGGAGTTGAATTCAGTAATATCTTTTGGGATCACGTCTTAGCTCGCGGCGGAGAAGTCACTGCAGCTCAGACCTACGATCCAAAAGAAACAGACTTTTCTGAAGTGGCGCAAAAACTTTTGGGAACTTATCACATTGAAGCCCGCGCCGAAGAATACAAGCAAAGACTGGCTCAACAAAAAGCGCGAAAGAAAAAACAAAAGAGCACACGTGATCACTGGGCCGATGACAATATCTTGCCGCCGATTGTGGATTTCGATGTGGTTTTCGTACCCGATAGCAGCCGTGCTTTAGGACAAATTTTAGCGTTCATGAAATACTACGATGTTCGCCAAATGAATTACATCGGCACGAATATTTGGAATTCTCCGGATCTTCCGAAGCGTGTGGCTGATGAAAATGCCGATCTTTATTTTGTTGAAGCGTTGGATGTTTCGCAGGGATCTACTCAGCACGAAAGCCCTTTTATTAAGGACTACAGCGCTCAGTTCAGTGAGTCTCCGACGATCGTGGAAATTCAGGCCTATGAAGCCGCTAGTATATTGAAGTCCCAACTGGATTCTGGGGTGAGCAGCCGTGAAAACTTGGCCTCTAGATTGCGTTATTTAGGGCGTTCTAATGGGGTTACAGGTGAACTGCGCATGTCTAACCAGCGGGAATTACAGCGCCCTTTACATATTTTAAGCCTAGATGCCGGTATTATTAAAAAAGTTGAGTAA